Sequence from the Meleagris gallopavo isolate NT-WF06-2002-E0010 breed Aviagen turkey brand Nicholas breeding stock chromosome Z, Turkey_5.1, whole genome shotgun sequence genome:
TTGGTTTATAAAGCCTTTTTATTAACGGATTTCATGTTAACAGTGTTTTTGGGTTGTGGgtttgttggtgttttgttgttgttgttgtttgagtTTGGTCTTGGCATTTGTACACAAGCTAGAATTACCAGCAAAACCAACCTAGGTACCATGTATGGCAGAGATGGAGTAACAGTTTACAAACGTAGATAAAATCCTTTTTAGTTGTTATTTGGAATCTTTGTTGATGTTCTTATTCACGAGGATAagcatttgcttattttttttctcaccctACAGCATAGGAAGAATAAGTTGCTTGTTTGCAAACATTCTCAAGTATATAAAGGTTATGACAAGTGAAAAAAACCCATCTGGAATAACTTCCTTTGTTTGCTGCAGTATGAATTTGCATGTTTTGCAGTCAAAGTTGTATAATGTTTCAAAATGTCATCCTTAACAACGCAATTAAAGAGTTTTAACTTAATTGCTTGGGAAAAATGTTTCACCAGCTGATGTACTTACttcttttcaggttttcttGCTATGAAAATTTCATATAAAAACATGGACACTGGTGTTCTGTAACATCAGTCCAGAGCCACATCAGGATTCAGTTTTGGACTGGAACCAAAATATTCAGGGGGGTTTGTATGAGCAACTGCAATTTCCAGGCCCATGAGAGGCCTTGGGTTTCACTGCACACTATGTATCTATTGCACAAATACATTATGGCAAtgaggaaaatttaaaaaaaaaacaacaacccaaacTCCCCTGTGGTATACAtatgtatatctatatatatatatctatgcATGCACTTATGAGTCAATGCTGGTTATGCTTTCTTCCATTCTTAAAATGTCCCAAGTAAAATATGTGGTTTTGTGACTCTTGAGCATTTGTGGCTGGACCAATGTACAGCGATCTTTTTTACATAACATGGAGCCCACCAAATTTTCAGAGACTTACAAGTTTAGCATTACAAAACCAAGCAGTAGAATTATATCTCAAAGATGCAGAGactaatttattttgttaagaTAGGAATATGTAACAAGAAATGAACACAATGAGTTaacatttatgtattttacttAAGTTTATAATACAGAAAGTTAAAACATTAAGTACCTTCCCTCCTGTCTTGTAATACTGTTCCTGCAAAACTGACCAGATAGTCTCTTCTGGCTCTGTAAGAGTAAACAAAATACCACTACATTGAAATAACTTCCAATTACTGATAAATCTAAAAAAGCAGTACCCCAGCTTATACCTACAAGAAGCACAGAGGTAACTTCTCAGCAAACAGGAAGCCCATAGCTTTAAGTTCaactttttactgaaaaaacagaacaaaccaaCCTATCAACCAGCAACTGCTAACataatattaaacaaaatgtGAATACATCTTATTGTTTCATATAAACATTTGTGGATTCTACCCTTACAAacaatacatacatacatttttactttgtttactTATTCAGAAAGTGACTactatttgaaaacaaaaatctagtGACTGGTAATTCAGCATTTAACTGTGTTTAAGTCTGATAAGAAGAGgataaaaaataagaagagaagATCATTACAAATAAACTTCTCTCTCACAGTACCTGCAGGAAGATTAAGGTTATCCCTTGTGATGGATCGAAGGCAACATTTAGccactgctgttgtttttctgattcttgTGGCAAAACCTACGTTAACCAAATTCCTACTTAATTTGGGTTCCAGTTTTGTGTAAAGTCCTATTACCTACACATTTGTTTCTAACACTGACTTCCTCTTATTTAGCTTTAATGTCTTTTGTAGTAAAAGAATGCTACAGAGGGTAAAGTTAGCTATTTACTTGCATATGACAGCAATTTTAGCTGATGTACGCAtaagcaaaaatataaaaaacataCAGACTTGGCAGAAATAAAGGATATTTCCAAGTCCTAATTATTAAATGATGACTAATTGTGTGCAAGAAAGCATAATTTGCAAACTGCATAACAAGGTGATTCCTTATgctttttcagtgtattttctgAGGTGCTGTTCAACACTGATTTATTGTGGAATTTGGTTCTACCACTGTTATAACCAAGACACTTAACATAAACTAATGGTAagaatactgaaagaaaagctactCTGAGCCACTGAGGGCAATTTTCTTTGACAAAATGCAACAACCaatagttgttttttatttgttcaaaTTCCTAACatcacataaataaaaatgtaaaatatacagTCTCAGGGCCCATGATGCAATATAATGCTATAAAAATATGGGATATGGACTATtccagaaataaaggaaaaattctacctttttcactttcttcataGAATAATGGAGAGATGGACAGACTCCGTAAGTAAGAAATTTAACCTGTATGATACACTTGAAAATCCTACAACAGGATTTCATGATATCCCCATAATAAATTGCACtaacaatttaaatatttgtctgTAAAAAGGACTTCATCTAAAAAACAGTCAAGAGATAGTAttaagaaattacttttctctTCAACACTAATCTATTTACAAATACAATACACATACAAGTACATACACTTATACTAATTTGGATTGTACATTACTGTAATGTTGCACAACTTGGTATAAGCTTCTGCACTTATTGGATATAGTATCTCCTTGTTTGACTGAAACTGTATACAAATTAAGCATGTGCAAGACACATGATCTCACTGTATTACTAGTAGTTTGCTGTAGACACTGTTATTTGCATTAGTAGAGCACGTGCCCCTTCTGCTAGTGGTAGACATTGATTGGCcactgctgttactgctgttAGGATCTAAAGTCTCTTTACAACTCAAGAGACTAAACAGTTGTCTCTGATACTGAGAGGAAGCATAGTAGTAAATAAAGGGGTCAATGCAACAGCTAACACTGCTGATGCATACACAGAGTAGATAGGCAAAGTAGAGATACTCTAAACTGTTGTTGTATGAAAAATGGATATAATGAATTAATAGCAGGACATTGGTTGGCccaaaacaaatgacaaaaactgaaaaaacagcCACACACAGGAGCAAGGCACGTGTCTTCTTATTTTGTCTTGCAACAATACTAGAAGAACTCAGACATCGAATGATACACACATAACAGATGGTAGATACTATAAATGGCActacaaagaaaacagatgagaagaCGGAGAAAAAGTGTACATAATAGCCGTGAAGCTCAGATTCCCTTAACACATCATGGCAGGTTGTGATATTTAACTTGGGTATTTCCATAGTTTGCTCTCTGATGAGAAAAGGTACAACCCCAGTTATTGCTACAAACCATATGATGAAACAGATCACTGAGGCACGTGTTAACGTACGCCAGCCAAGAGCCTGCATGGGGTACACCACTGCTAAGAAGCGATCAAAGCTTATGCTCGTCATGAGCATTATTGAGCAATACATGTTACAGTAGAAAGCAGCAGTGACGAAGCGGCACATCCGAGGTCCAAATACCCAGTTGTTTCCAGAGAAATGGTAAGCAATCTTGAAAGGGAGCACACTTACAAACAGTATATCTGCAAGAGCCAAATTCAGCATGTAAACTACAGCTGgtttttcaattttcatttttttcagaaacacaaataTGGCTGTAATGTTCAGAGGGAGGCTGAGCACAACCACTAATGTGTAAACCGAAGGAACAAAACGGGTCAGCCATGGGCTAGTGAGATATCTCGCTGTTTCTGCTGACACTGTTCGTTGTTCATGTGGAGGTGATCTAGTCTGATTGGTAGATCCTAATCCAACCTCCGAATCATTTTCAGCACTGTTTTCAATATCTTCCATAGGTATAGGTTCACCACGGTCAGGTATCAGAAAAGTTCTGCCCCTTATGCTGCTGTTATTGTATGTGTGGTCTGAAACATAAGAAAGCATTGAGATTAGAAAGCAAATATGTACATGCAGTGAACTGAAAATATCTTTCAATGAGGAAACCGAAAATCATATTAGTAACACAAAATAATCCAGTTAATTTCTCACTCAGAGTGTGGTCTGCTCACAGATATTGGTCCATCTTTTTTAGTTTAGGCCCTGTTACACGTTTGGGTAAAATGCCCTCCACAAACACTTAACTCTCAGTTTCTAAGCTCTTTTTGACAGGAACTGAATTCTCTTTGTGCTTAAGAAATCGATCTCATCTACGTGGGCTACTTTAACACAAGAACTATAAAGTTGCCACCCACTGATTTTCTTTGTCTGACCTTTCATACATTTCCTAAGAAATGAGGTACTGGGTTTAAACATGGAATTCATACCCAGAATTCCTGCTAGAATTATATGTCACTAAAGTAACAAAAAGCTAAAATGTACCTAAAACATCGAGTCACTGAGATATTTCTGTAGCCTCTGGAGACATCCCAATGGCCTGATGAAGCTAAAGATGGATGGCAGAAGTCTTCACGCAGCTGTCAATGCTGGCATGAATCACCCTTCTGTCTATGCTGAACAGGTAGCCACAGCTCGCATTGATTGAAATGCTCCACCAGCTCTACTTATTGTAATCTGCAGTGTACTGAGGATGGCATGCATCCAGCATGCCCTTACAGCACTTCCAAAACCTGCCACGAGGGTTGTCTCCACAGCCAGGTCCTCTGCAGCATGGTTCAGTGACTGCTACTGAAGATGAGTCAGAACAGGGTGTCTGCCTTTGGAATGTAGCCATAGCAAGTTAGGAAAGTGAGAATTACAGGGAGTTGAATGTGTGCCAAAGGCATATATACGTCAAAACAAACATCAGGAGAGTTACTGTAGATACTACTTCAGATAATTTTTTGGAGAATTGTTCTGGAAGACCATCATTTTCAGCTTACTGTAGTTAGGTGTAAGTTACTTGAGATGTTCTGTAAGCAGACAGAAGTGACAGCTACTACTGCTTAACTAACCATTCAACTGCTTAGCTAGGCAAATGATCTCTTGAATTCTAgactactaaaataaaaattaagttgTGTAAGCTCGAATCAGTGAGCTGAAAGTACCTAGGCACAACTCACCCATCTAAAGATGCTGTTCTTTAGATGCAGTTACTTGTTCTACAgtagttcatttatttttaaatgcagatgaGAACAAAAGCATCTTAACAAGGCAGATGGCAATGAGAGCAGCCGTAAGCAGCCAACTACTAACCTTTGTGGGCAGACTATGTGAGAGGAACTTTGTACAGCTCGAATGTTAGTAAAACATGGGATGAAATCATAGCAGTGGTAGAGGGATTTGGggatttttagtttttaaaactgCTGTGCAGCATCTATCATGCTGTATCACAGCAGCAtcctgggggggaggggaagagcaCAAAAGAGGGGATGTGTTTGAGATAATTGTTTTCGTGTATGATGTTACTTGACTGCATCCTCTAaagtacagaggaaaaaaaaaaaaaaagaagttgctgGGAAAAATTCAAATCTGGGAAATTGTTGTGTAAACTGAAGTGGGAACTATTTACCAAAACACAAAAGGCAAAGGAGTACAAGAGATATACTACCCTTCTGTGCAAACATTGTATACAATGCAAGGATCTACTACAGAAGGATCTAGAGTTCATTCCAAGAGAAAACATTATCAAAAAGGCAGAACTACAGATTCCCTGTCTTTCGTGTTTTAGACCTTTAGTCCAAGTCATTAGATGACTTGAATAGTCAGCTCTTAGTTAAGTAGTTCAGATGCAGTGTAAGTTATTTTTAACATCTCTAACTTGAGCCTGTAGCTAACTAAATAGTCATGCAATTTCCACTGCTTAGTGATTACGGCAAGAGAAACCTGTCACAATTGACACTGATGGTGTTCACCTCTCTTGGGAAAATCAGAACTGTatgcaactgaaaaataaaaacaccctGATTTCTCCTGCTAAGAGATAAGTCTCCATAGTAAAGCTTTGAGACATCAGTAGGAGTGATGAAAAAGCTTTAATTGTACTTCTGATCTCTCCAGTACACATCTGTTTTATGACTTCAAATATCTGTTTCTTCCATCATTGTTTCTAAAACCAAAAACTTCAGGAAAGGATGATGATGACATCCCAGTCCCCAGAGCTCCTTCTTGGTTCCTCCGTTGCCAAAGCACAAAGAAGATGTGACATGGTTTCACATCAGGTAAGCATGTTTCAGAGGAGACCACAGATATAAATGGCCTTGGTGAGAACAGAGCTGTGTTTGGAGATGAGAACTGTGCTACTGAGGTCTACAGGACATGGGAGCTGAGGTGCTGCTGACAAGCACCTCTCGTTTCCCTGAATCCCTGAACTGCAAAGCCCACCACCTCTGCTGCCTCACCATAgttagcagtgctgcagtgaagCAATGCTGCTGTGTCTCACTTTTTGAGGACTTGCAAGTGAACTATGTGGACCCACAAATCCAGTGACTGGCAGCTAAGTCACAGCCAAAATTCTTGCCAGCAATGCGACTTCTTTACAGTGACTCATTAGAACAGTATGAATAAgctgtgagaaaaaaatgactacTGAGAGAGTTTCTATTTACCAGCCACTGACCTTTGTTTGGCTATTCCTTATAGTTACTTAAACATTGCTAATAATTTTAGTTACGTGCTGAATTCCTGGAGCTAACTTATTTACAAGATTTACAGATTTACAGACTGAAGTATTTTGAGTTTGCATTACTCCATTATCAAACTTCTCTAGAAGTAGAAGCCTATTAGAATAATTCAGGACAAGAACATTCCGTAAGTAAATTGAATTCTATTAGCATTATCTGAAGTAATACTTGGCAAAAATTACCTATTATTCATATAAGCAGTGACTTAATTTTGAGCTTAACTCAATCCTGTTGCTGTTACCAACACCTCCATACTGTGTACTGTGACAACACCATGTCCTTACCTTAAACTTAGATCACACTTGAAACTCAGCAGCATGGGAAAATGGGATGGGACCTTAACCTTGCTGAGAGAGCAGGAATTTAAACTTTCTTAATGAAgttcaatttaattttaagatGTTGATAGCCACATaccagttctttttctttgcaaagatATTCGTTTGAACAACCCACTGTGTACATCATTAGAAAAACCAACAGTGCTTTTCATGCATgataaaacagaaaggaagaatgttACTGCCCGGGGGTTCTGGATTCCTTGTGTGTCAGTGTTTACTTGAAAAAGCCAATGATCAGATTGGGCAGAGGATGAAATGACAACgtattatttaaaaagattttaatgaaCCTTGACAGTAAACGTATGACAATCTTAATGGGAAACAAGCTTTACCTGTAAGCCATGACAGCAtagcaaaacaaatgcagtagCTCTacagaacagattttaaaactaCCATTAGACAGCTACAGCTATGCCAGAATCTTCTTGGTATTCAGTCTGAGCTGTATAAGATGTCATATGTCTCTAAATTACACTTGGCTACGGCTTAAGTCATTTTTAGCCATAGTCCCATAGCCAATCTGttagaacagaaataaaggtTTGATAGCATAACGATCACAAGCATTTAAACAGTCATCCTGCTTTTGCTAGGCTGACACCCAATCCTCTGGGAAGAGGTAAAAACTCCAGGATTATTAATGGCATTCTAACTGACTTAATAGCTGCCTGTACTTATGATACACGAGAGAGCCTGGTTTAATAAGAATGATGGGATAAATCTTTAACAAACTATAGTGTTCTGTCTTCTATTGAATACTATTATTGGATGCCTGGTTATCGTTCACATATTCTGCTTGCCCTGAACGATGATGCTTTGTTTTACACAGTGCTATTTTGTAATTTCATTTCATGTCTGTTTTCGTATGTAAGGAGCTACTGAGTACTGTActgaacaaagaaaagcagagagcaaAAAATACAACTTCAACCAATCTCTAAAATCACCCCACATCACCCGAGCACCAGGAGAAAATCTGAAGTATTTCTGTATACTCATTTATAAACAAGCAGTATTTATCTTCATCTCCCAGTGGTTGTTTTTATGAGGTGGAAACTAAACATTAGTTAAGCCAGTTAAAGATGTGCCACTGGACAACCATTTATACTGATTTCTGGACATTACTCGTTGTGGTGCTGCACCACTGGCTTACATCAAAAACTGTTTCTTGTATCCCCCCCTTTGTATAACCTGCATCTAGAATCTAAATTTTTTAGTGGCACGTAAATTAGGTAAAGATAGAGTGAGATGTGTAAGTGAGACACGTTCATAAGGAAGATAATCTTGTAGGAGAGACGACATTGACTAGCTTTTGTAACAATAAACACCATATTTTTTAAGATATTCTTTGTCACATCTCTCCATTTATACAGTATTCATTACTGTATGACATAAATGACACAGTAGCAGTTTTAACGCACCTTACTGAAATACCATTTTCTTGCAGACTgttcctttttgctttcctttctctacAGCTTTCACTACAGGTGCTGGCTCTGAGCCATGGTAACATCCCTCCTTTCACCCACCAATCCCCACATAGAAAAGCGTGGGCCAGTTCAGACCTCAGCCAGTATGCTGCTTGGCCCTTCAGAGGCAACACCTGAAAAGCTCACAAGCAAGTgcccagcacccactgcaaagctgcctttcttttcttctgtttgcaggaCCAGCTGAGGCCAATGAGGTGGGAACCATGGGGGATGCTGAAGAAACAAGGAGGCAGCAGGGGTGAAGCTGCAGGTGCAAGGGCAGAGCAAGCCTAGGGACAAAGCAATGCAAATGAAATGGGAACTAGGTACATTGTGGTGAAAACAGAACTGCTGTATGGGACAGCAGGGAAATGACATTGCTGTGGGAGTGagtgaaagcagagagaagacaGGCTCAGGTGCTGGGCTTTAATGCTTCTACTGTGCATCAAATAATGTGAGTTCTTCTTTCCTTAGCCTGAGTGATATCATACAGTAACTATGTTCTTCACTGTTTCCTACGGAAGCAGCAAATGAATGATGCACTTTAGGATGTTCTTTAATGAAGACTACACTGTAGAAGGCAGGAAAACAAGCTTAGATGTTTCTGTAAACTGGAATAAGAGCATTCAGCAGAACAGTCTTCTTCCAACATTAACTTCTATAGTTTGTGATTACCTTCCACGCATAcatttccccccttttctttcaACAAGGACACTTCCATTCCCTGCCAGCATAAGCATAGTCGTGGCCTCTTTATTCCCTCATGTCCCTGTGAAGATAAGTGGTATAGCAGCACTAGGTTTCTCCCTCTGGTCCTTCCCTCCCAGCACAAGCACCAGCTCAGTTCTCTTTCAGCCCCTGTTTCAGCAGGCCTACCCTTAGCTGCAGACCCTCCGTTCCTCTGACCAGCTCCCTTGGCAGAAGCGCTGTGCAGGAAAAGAATCCCTGCTATCTGCAAGTGCTTAACTTAGTTCTGTACTACTACACCTCGGCTAGAACCCACGAGGCTGCACACACACGTCTTCTGCGCTCCTTCCCCGCGCACTGCACTGTCAAGTCGGGTTCTGAGCCAGACCGATCCGAGATCTCACCTGGCAGAGAGCACGCTGTCATCAGTGCTACTGCCAGttaaacaaagaagaaagccGAGTAACTGGGGAGCACACGCTGAGCTGGCTGGTGCTGGCGCATCTCCCTGGCCCGGCGCTACCTGCAGAGCCCCTCTGGGGGATCCCGGCGCTGTCAACGCGCTGCTGGGACACCCAGCGCCGCATCCGCCGCCTCGccccttccttcctccatcACCTGCTACCGCTCGGCCGCCCCTCAGCCGGGGGATGGCTGTAAACTATTCTTTGTCTTCAATCACCTCACCTGCGGCACTGCCGGAGCCCTCTGGCATCTGTATTCCAGAGCTACGGCacttacaaaaaaaaccaaacccaatcAACAGTTATCTGACCAAATCGCAGCGATCCGCCCGGCGCCCAGGCTCACACGTTTTGGCCGCAGCGCTGCACGAGCACACCCACCGCAGCGCTTCAGGGCGACGAAGCAAGCAGGCTCTCCCTCCGCCCGCCCAGCCCGGCAGCAGAGCCGAGCGGAGTGGAACCGAGCCGAGCCCCCGGCCGCCCCCTGGCAGCCCGCAGCGCGGCGACCCAGCGACTCACCGATTCGGGTGGCGGCGGCAGACGGCGAGATCGGGCAGCTGAGGACGGCTAGGGCGCAGAGCAGCGCGGGCAGCCCCATGGCCGCCGCCTCCCTGCGGTCCGTNNNNNNNNNNNNNNNNNNNNNNNNNNNNNNNNNNNNNNNNNNNNNNNNNNNNNNNNNNNNNNNNNNNNNNNNNNNNNNNNNNNNNNNNNNNNNNNNNNNNNNNNNNNNNNNNNNNNNNNNNNNNNNNNNNNNNNNNNNNNNNNNNNNNNNNNNNNNNNNNNNNNNNNNNNNNNNNNNNNNNNNNNNNNNNNNNNNNNNNNNNNNNNNNNNNNNNNNNNNNNNNNNNNNNNNNNNNNNNNNNNNNNNNNNNNNNNNNNNNNNNNNNNNNNNNNNNNNNNNNNNNNNNNNNNNNNNNNNNNNNNNNNNNNNNNNNNNNNNNNNNNNNNNNNNNNNNNNNNNNNNNNNNNNNNNNNNNNNNNNNNNNNNNNNNNNNNNNNNNNNNNNNNNNNNNNNNNNNNNNNNNNNNNNNNNNNNNNNNNNNCTGCCGGGCGGGGCGGGACGGGCCCCGGTGGGAGGGCCGAGCGGCGCCGAGTCCGCCGCCGGGGCTGGGGGTTAGAGCGGGAAGCGCTGCCGTCCCGGTGGTATCCCGTGGGTAACGAGAAGCGCAAAACAAAGGGTTTCGGCCGAAGGTTCGCGCCACGCTGGAAGCACAGAACGACCCAACGACTCTCCTCGACCGCGTGCTTCTCACGCCCGCTTTGTTCTGAGCGCGGCTGCGCGCTGGGCGGAGCTGCTCCGAGCGCGGCCGCACCTGTGCGGGTGGAGGCGCGGGGCTGCCGCTCGGCTCTGCTCGCGGGTGGAGGCCGGTGTGCcggcagagctgcagagggagACAGCTTTCCCGCTATCGTTTGGACTGTGTTTGCTGAGAGTGCTATGCCACTCCACTGGTGGTTTGAGTGTATTTTATTCGTGAGGTATGTGCTGCCGTCATAAGCATTACAAGTCCCGTAATTTGCTGGGGTGTGCAGCCCTGTCCTCAACTATATACGTTTGTCTTTACAGCAATACAGAAATAACGGGAGGAATCCTCTGTTCAGAACTGGATCAGTTACAGGACTTTGTGtcatttctgcagaaacactgatgctTAACTGAGAATAACAAGGATGGGAAGTCAACTCTTGACAGTGACTACCGATGCCCAGTTAGTTCCAGTTTTTGATCTCATCTTGTTCTGCAGTGCACTTCCCACAATTCTGGCCCCTGCTCCACGTTATCACAGTTACAGCTGACCTCTGTTTGCATGAAGCAAGAAGTGTGATAGCCATAGTGCTGGCCAGCTCTTCTGCCACCAGGTAAGAAGTGGTTGCTAACAAGAGACACATCCATGACCAAATCTCTGTCATCCTCAGACATAGTGGGGAGCCCacagaaaatagattttacTTAATCACAAACTCAGTTTTTATCAattcagaaaatactttaatCAGAggttacttctttttttttccgttttGGAAGATCAGGTGAAGCCTTGAGCACTTCTGTAGTCTTGCTGCTATATAAGAATACGTGAAGGTAGCATAACAGCAGAGGCTTTCATAGCCAACATTATCTTTTTAATGTATGCATAGACAGAAGCTATTTGTGATCTGAACTCATCTTCCATGCTGCAGTTTTCATAAAGCTGCAGCAGCGAAGAGACATGCCTTCAAGAGAGAGGTATTTGCTGGTGGGAATGTCTGTATGGGGAAAACTCACTGTGCCACTCATGTAAACACCTATTTTTTTAGCTATTATACTGCATACAGTTCTGAAGCATTACTCTGCTTTTCTACAAGTTGAGGAAAACCAACCAGATTCACTTCACTGAATGAAATTCAGACACCCTATGAACACTCAGAACTTTGTGTACGTGCTTTCTGTCAGAGGCACTCTATTTATATAGCCTGTATTTATAAGACTCAAATGTGGTTTTAATCTTTGTAAATACACACAGCAGAGTGACATCGATGACCTAAATGTAGATGGCCTTGAAAGAATATGTATAAGCAAACACAGAACGAACTCTAACACACTATATATAGTAAAAACATACCATGAACCTATTTCCATTCCTTGCAGTTGTGGCAGCATGGTAAGAATtctgttttactgaaaaatgcaaaaggaaacatCTTGCCAAGAGTTCAAACTGGAGATTAGAGAAGTGACAGATTAAGATCTGCAGTGGGACTACATCCTCAAGTTGTGAGGATTTATGTGCTTTGAACACTAGTTTTATAGAGAAGCACTGCACTATTTTCCCCAATATTCACAACACGCCAAATTACTCTGACAGACAGTTGAAGTTAAGCAGGTATTTTCATTCTAATAGACTCTTTCATAGCAGAAATTGAGGCTTCAGGAAGTCTGTCCTCACTGCTGTTCAGTGCCAGcacaagaggcaatgggcataAATATGAGCACCACCCAACACTTCTGTGCTATGCTGTGTAGGTGGCAGAGTGCTGGCATAAGTTGTCCAGAAGCTGTGAGATCTCCTTATTGGAGATTATTGCTGATAACTCAGCGAGCAGCTAAacagctgtttgctttcttgCCCACTCCCAGTGGGATGTCGGAGAGAAAAGGGTAAAACTTGTAGGTTGAGGTAAAAACTATTTATTAagacagaaatggaagagagaaacaaTTCTAATGATAATTTTATAAGTAagcaaataagtaaataaatatatatttacaaaacaagtgatgcgCACCACAGTTGCTCACAACCCACTGACCAATGTCCAACCAGTCCCCAAGCAACAGCTAACCCCCCCCGGCCAACTCCCctcagttttatagtttttttcAAAGCACACCATATATTATGGGACGTCCCTTTGGCTGGTTTAGATCAGCTACCCTGGTTCTGTCCCTTTCGAGTTCCTTGTGGTCTCCAGCCCCTCACTGGCAGGACAGTAAGAGAAGCTGTAAAattgaaatgtccttggctctgtgcagcactgctgagcaacAGCTAAAACATTGGT
This genomic interval carries:
- the F2R gene encoding proteinase-activated receptor 1 codes for the protein MGLPALLCALAVLSCPISPSAAATRIDHTYNNSSIRGRTFLIPDRGEPIPMEDIENSAENDSEVGLGSTNQTRSPPHEQRTVSAETARYLTSPWLTRFVPSVYTLVVVLSLPLNITAIFVFLKKMKIEKPAVVYMLNLALADILFVSVLPFKIAYHFSGNNWVFGPRMCRFVTAAFYCNMYCSIMLMTSISFDRFLAVVYPMQALGWRTLTRASVICFIIWFVAITGVVPFLIREQTMEIPKLNITTCHDVLRESELHGYYVHFFSVFSSVFFVVPFIVSTICYVCIIRCLSSSSIVARQNKKTRALLLCVAVFSVFVICFGPTNVLLLIHYIHFSYNNSLEYLYFAYLLCVCISSVSCCIDPFIYYYASSQYQRQLFSLLSCKETLDPNSSNSSGQSMSTTSRRGTCSTNANNSVYSKLLVIQ